A region of the Ptychodera flava strain L36383 chromosome 22, AS_Pfla_20210202, whole genome shotgun sequence genome:
TGAGGTGAATTGtacctctgggacagatattcggactttcacctatagagttaatacagggatggcggccgttttgaatttcaagtgtcggtaaatattggatattttGTTCTCTAgcagcaaactttgcatggtgaccccgatttatattcgtgattttgaaagacattccATTTGGTTTAaattttccttgaggaaagtctgagcaaacgtttaagtctttctttttCCAGGCGCGAACTGTCTTAAAATATGACTTTGTGTCTAAACTTATGCATAACATAAGGCAAGTGTAGCATTCATCTACTCTATGCACTTATTGTTTCGACAGAATTACAAACTGGTTTTCAACGACGTAGCCGACTTCGAGAGTCCCTGGCACGGTGCCATGGCGAACATTGCCAAATCAGACGGAGACGTTGTGTGGGGTGTTGTGTATCAAATCGATAAAGAAACAATCAAGAACATAGAGAGGCAAGTTACTTTGTATCTCTACATTCATCTAATCTTTGATTAGAATTTTCTAACTTTCAGTACAGATATGACAGACATTGGAAGGGACGATAGCTTTATGAGTAAGATCactgttttgttttataaatcgagttcattttgtattcttttGCCCTTAGGAAGTTGAAGTATTACATATCAGTCTTGCCGACACATACAGCATCTTTGGTACTCTATAAAATGTCAttgttacaaatgaattctagtccggacaaccaatcagatatcaatttgtaaaatttgaacacacATATAGTCTGTCAAGTCAATTACCAGGCATGTCGATATGacttttggagtagaacaagcaACTTTCTACAAACAGgacaatataatgaaaaatatatcacaGAAAACAGCTATAACTTGAATTTCAAAGTTGAGTACAATATTTTATACGGAATCCGACCCGTTGCCAGCTCTCTTATCAAAGAAATTAGATAATGGCGGCATGTCACACGCTCCGACAGGTTCCCGACAAGacttattatatcataccagtatatcggTGGCGCAAACACAgggatctgattggtcgagacgcgaaaggAACCGTGGTATATGCGTGATTTACAACGGCTGGTACACGCGCGTGCGAGCTCTCGGCtagagcaaaaatccttttttgacgttccatgccagaatttcaatatactgctatgatataatagcaataaattacacccagcgacagtataccactcgattttgaccagttcacttcatatatgcactcgctaccgctcgtgcatatatgtcgtgaactggtcaaaatcttgtggtataacGTCGCTGAGTGTGCTTTTTGCTTAAATATATCATGTTCGCAAATTTAAAGCCGCAAGTGCCATTGCCAACCTTCGGAGTAATTTTGTACGCTGCATTAAACGCTGGGCACTtgtgaaatacatattttttaaattagtGTCATACCGATAGATTATCTGAGTTCTAATCCCCAGATTTCCCCTTTTCAGGAACATGACTGGATGCCTGGGAATATATCACATGAAAGAGGTAGTTGTGTATTCTCCTGACAACAACGCCCTGGCATGCGTTTGCTTAGAGATGCGTAATGCTTTACCGGGGGCTTCACGACCGTCTCCACAGTACCTCAGCATTATCGTAGCGGGCGCTGCGCATCGAGGTTTGCCTGAGAAATACATCGACATGCTGAAGGACGTTCCCCATAACGGTTACCAAGGAAAACTTGGACTCAGTGAACACATGTTTATGAACACGATATAAGTTTCAGTTCTGAAAGTTGTACAATCCTATGCTCCAAACGTCGTGCACATATTGTATGTAAATGAGCAAGTTGTGTAAACTCAATTCAAACTGATTCCTTTCCTTTTGTGATTTCATAGTTTTTTTGTTGAAGTCAAAGGCAGCGTAACGCTGTCTGTCTGAGTACTTTGGCGTCTATGCATCGATTGTAGTTTCTTGGTCTATTCCCATAGCATACCACCATACCAGTCGTTCGATTTGTCAACTCAGTTATGTTTGTGAAAGTGTAATGAGTACGGCTGCTGTTGGCATATCAACCCCTTGAGtgccaaagttaatttttgtcacctttataaaatgtaacccaacagttttttcagagtttcaaaaattttggtcaaaaactgttagcaatgaaaattgatgTCCctatggtccaaaattgtcaaaaacattacagaaaaaatcatcaaaattggtaaaattttgcactgaatttttggtgggaaaatttcaatttacagaaCTAGGGTTTTCTGGTCTCGACAGAAATTCAATAATGCTCACGCGCAGTCTATTTTGACAAGCGTGGCACTGAGTAATTCAACAGTCTTTAGCGTGCAGATCACGAGACTTCAATTGATACATGGAACCAAAAACTGCAAGAATACCACTAAAGAGCTGTTGGCTCAGTAATCCATGGATGCAAATCCATCCACAACACATCCGTCCGCAATAATGTGACCATAGCTCTACTTACCTATGTACTCGCTGTCATTTCACAAGAGCTAGCAATAAACAGTAGTTTTTgggaaaaaatgaatttcagtcATCTCAATCTTGCCATCAAAGTCATGTAATGCAACTGATTCTAGTCATCCTGAATTTGTACCGACTATACATCGGTTACTAAAGACGACCAGAAAAGGATTTCAAAAGGGGAAAACCATTGGCTCTGAGCAACAGTTTTGGCTAGATACgaaaatggaaagaaacagTTACATTACAAAACTTTGACGCCAGGAAATCTTAGTCTTCAATGTACCCAGAGACTGTAATTTCCAGAGCTGTTGATTATGACATACACTTTAATATGATCGCCATATCTCATTTATGTCCAAGGCATTGCAATTGGGTACAGCTTGAAATTTTCAGCAGATCATGGACTTTGTAGAGCAATTCATATGAATATCAAGAGACATTTTGGACTGTGCATCCAGATCTTGTAAAATATGCATAAAATGGGATACAAACATGTAATTGatgtaaaatataatctgcatGGCGTTAATAAGAACTGTCAAATATGCGTTTGTATATTATGCGTTTTCCTATTGAAATTTTCTTGTTAGAAACGACACGATTTTCCCAGTTTATCGCCTGTACAGCGGCGATAACGTTACGACATTCCACAGAGAAATGTGTTTTTTTATAATGTCAGCGACGAGCTAAGTCTATTCAGCCAGCTAACATATGCCACTTTATCTATTTCGGAGGTgtataatttgaatttgaagtaaATGACTTTTTTCCTCTGCAGTAAACAAAAAAGAATGAACTATATAACTTTATCACGCCTACCCTCTTTTGCAATTTTAGACGTAAAAACCGCAAGCCTGGTAATATACTGTTATAATGGTTCATTGATCGTATTGGATAAATCCATTTAAATGTCTATAAAGGCGGACATTACACTtctaatatcatattttgaaaatatgtttacattttcGACTAAAAGCGAAATGTTAGTAAAAATCTACCTCTGAGAAACCCTCGTAAGATTCTGCACGTTTCCGTTAATGAAGACGATCGAATGTAGAACATCGCTCAGAGACTACTTCTGgttgtctttgaaaatatacattAGAAGGGCGGGTCGACCGATCAAGCCAATCGTTCTTTATTGGCGAGGATGAgaaatttatgttttcatctGTATTCGTCCCTTGATTCCTGGCATGTAcataattttacaaaactttattccTTTGCAAGGGTTTGGGGGAAATTTTGATGACGTTATTTCTGCACTCTTCAAAATGGTTAAATCTTAAATTTTAAGGCTCTGGGCCTAAAATAATTGAATGAGATcatttatgcatatttaattagtGTGACTTAGTTTTTCTGGGGAAACGCTGTTTCTCCGCGCAGATCATTTTGCAGTGTCGTCATCACATagtacaaaaatacatatttttttccattcataCACAACCAATCTTGATGCAAAAAGAATAATACCACTGAATGCAACAGATGAAAAACCCAGAGTTTTAGATTTTTATTACCGTAATATTAATGCCCAAAAATAGTCAAAAGCTAAAATTAAAGAAATCTTCAGAAGTTAAGTTTGGAAGGAAAGAAACTGGTCGGATCTTAGTCATTCAaagtttctttttatttcatttcgtgGTGATAGCTTGCGCATCTAAAATacacacgattggaactaatttgggataattggacgcTGAAATAATGTCGCTTGCATCTGCatatgtaagctcatctgcttttccttttaagttatacactcgCTGATCAAGTAATatgtaatattacaaaattaGGCACCTTACACTTTTGAGAATTATGAAacatatgaagatccaattatccccaattagttccaattagCTAGTATTTAAAATTGCCTGACATGGCTATTCTATTTGAgtattattgaaaatatcacCATGATACGTTCCTAGATCTGGCAATGTTAAGGTCACATTTACCAAAAGGTTAATCTTCATTACATATCGTTGTAAGAAATTCTTGGTGAGTAGcacacatattttgttttactaGTCGTGGATTCAAAACATCTAACCAAGCCTGTAATTATTCTTTATTGCTCGACAATGTagtttaaacatttcaaatagCCGATGAGCTTTTTTTCTTAGGTATGTCTTGACGATGAGATTTCCTTCACTAAAACTGCACCTTCGGTCGTTTCTCTATCCACTCTTTGATCCTGGGAATTGCTGCCACTCTGTCACAGAGTGCGGCCAGTTTGGGATAATCCTTTAGAATTTCTGGTTTTATGCGTTGAATGTTTTCGCCTATCCGACCGAAGAATTTCAAATCCGCCCACGTCAGCTGCAATAAACAAATGTTAATACACAAAACGAATTTCTAAAAATTGTAAGGGTAGATTGTATGGAATAGCGAAAGGAATTAACTTTAGTTATCGTAAAGGTCACAAAGAGACATACTGTAATATTAAACAAGTGTATTTTATTTAACTGTAGCAGTCGGCCTCTGAGATTTTGGGATTTGATATCAGTCGTCTAACAATTCAATGATATACATGGAAGTAAAAGTAATGCAATTTCAGTTATTTAATGTACCAGCGGGAAAAATCAATGAAACATATTTTTACATACCGAGTCACCAACAAAGAACCCGTCTCCTCCATTGTTTTGGGTCAACACTCGTTCCAGATTACTCAGTCCAGGTGGCAGTTTGGCGACAATCTCATCACAGGCGGCTTGCTGGCGTGGAAGAAAAATAACAAGTCCATCTTgacattttttgtatttgcCTCTGATGATTTTTTCCGTTCAAGCTATCATGATGAAATGCAAATCGCTCAGAAGTGTTGTCTGGTAACTCACAGACTCTGGATCTatctcgctccagggtctatgggtAACTAGAGCGCTGCATTTCTTACTTTGTCACGTCAATATTCTGTTCACAACCGTTTAAAGAGATCGGCAGGATAAAAGGTTCAACTGTGCTCACACACAGAACAATTCCAAGTCATGGTCATACCAAGGTTTATTTGACATTAATCGTATTATGCATACATGTTAGTTGATTACTAATTTCAGAAACCTGTTACAATCTATACAGAGGAACGGACACATCTTTACGTTCCCGTCCCGAATTATGATGGCTGTGCGGATTATACTTAAGATATGCACTGGTATTCAACACCTCGCTATAacctttaaagggaaacagtcgttggaactgcgcctgtgcgagtttcttgttaacaaacaatgtatttcgtgcacgatatctagatgcacctcatcatcatagctgcaacatttaaattatacgatatgtggattatgacagacatgttttaactttcatcaatcaccatcgtaccatggatacagtgtttacattggtcgtatggcaCCCATACGTCCAGTAagcacagttccgacgactgtatcccatTAAGCGTTTAATACATTTACCTTCTTATCCTCTGGAGCAAAGTTATACACCCTGATCGGAGGAAATAAGTCTTCGGCGGCGTCTACTATCATATCCACTTTCGCTCTTTCCATGTTTGTTTTTCCGGCCAAGCCTAGGTGAAAATATAACGTGATCACCAAATTATTTGAGAACTGAATGAGTTCAGTATTTGGCATTATCGATGTTGAATCCCGACGCTATTGTATCGATGATCATCCTATCCGACTTCTTTCCTAATTGTTCAGAAGAAATGAATCAATATCACCAAGTAAACGTCTACATGACAAGATATTTCATAATAGTATAGTGCTGTGTTATACAGGTAGTGACAGCTGATCTCTAATTAAAGGTTGTACGcgcctctaaagtgaaagacttaaactttgctcaaactttcctgaatgaaactttcaacctttctcttaccaaatcaaccaTATAAATGGGATAAGTGATAAGCTTAAGTATATATTATTCATTTTCTTCGTACAGCTCGGataatactcgtgacgtaataaCCGTACCACCAGTCGAAGACGAGTGATGACACgatcattacgtcacgagtattttccttcGATGAATGAAGACAAATATTAGCATAGGGAATATATCTAATTACGTTATTGCGTTTATTTATTTGCGATGGTTTTGCTATGAATATTAGATTTTCGCAGGTATTCCTAGAGTCTATTGCATTTGTAGTATACTCCATAGTGACGGTAATTTGTCATGGCTAGAAGCAATGAATTCATATTCAAATTACTAATTCTTACCAAATTCATTTGCAAGGTAACGACCTATGGCGTGGCTGTGGGCTAACACAACACCGCCCTCTATCTCCAAAACAGGAACCTGTTGGAAAGGAAGCGCTGGGAGAAAACAAAGTCAAGACATTATAAATAATGATGGTAAACGAATCAGTGCAAACAATAATTGGCACATCACGTATTAATCATTCTTTTGTAGAATAGCTTACTTGCTTATAGTAATGTTGTGTCAGGCTGTGTTGATGGCATGTGCAAGAGGTGAAGCAGGGCAGATTAGGAAGTGTAAGACTTGAAACATTTTCGAAACTATAATCTCTATTCTTCAATGTTTGTATTTGTGAATCCTACCTCCCCAAAATGTGAGTCACATTTTGTACCGACTATAAActataaaattttctttcacaaaccGCGCACAAAAGCATTGTCGAAGACTTTTGACAATCACAGTGGAAACATGTACAAACCTGTGTGCATGCCAATTCAATATTGACGAACAGACATTGGCAGGGAGACATATGCAAAAGCCACGTGCATGCGCCCATCTCATTAGGCTATCTCAACGAACCACTGTTTAATTAAGGATGCGTTTCTTATCGACGTTCCCTTAAAAAGTCAACTGTTATCATGCTAACGTGCGCGCGCGCCTAACAGTTAATCAGCCTGCTTGATCTTTGAAAGCCCAATAAAGTATTCACACTGAAATCGGGTCTACATATTACTTGCTTTGATCTCAAATTGTACCTGTCCCTGATGAGAAAGTGGCGCACCCAGAAAGCATGGGAAGGTGCTCGTGACATACAGGTCAACTTGCCCTTTGTTGAAAACGAATCTCTCGGTCTGAAGGTCAATCGTTTGTTCACGGTGGTCGCGTGATCCCATAACATCTCATGGCGACTGAAAAAGGAGATTCAGTCTGGATATCTCAGAAAGATATCGCGTCTCAAAATGCTTCAATTGGCTACCAGTCTACACAATGCATGGCTTGACCTAAATAGCTCAAAGTTTTGTTTGAGAGGTTCAGTCGGGCGACAATATCCTTTCACAATGTCTATGGCAAAGCCTTGAGCTGGCATACCACTAGAAGATAATCATGCAATTAGGGCAATCTCTGCAGTAGGAGTCTATGACGTCATGACGTCATATGCTTAAGGGATTCGTCTCTGTCGTCTTGACCACAATTCGAGCTCTTCGCTGGGATTgggacaaaataataaaaagtaCCCACATTTCTTTGCAACCTCCCATTCTTCCGGCTTCCTGCTTACCCGGTTGTCTTCAAACTCGACACCTGCCGCAGCAAATATTAATCTTATAAACTCGGCACGAGCGTTAAAGTTGAAATAGGTGAGCTTGTATTTACACGTAGACATGTTTAGCTGTTCACGGAGCAGTGGGCGAAAACGCGCTGTCTATTCTATGCCCTGTTGCAGCTCGAA
Encoded here:
- the LOC139122967 gene encoding gamma-glutamylcyclotransferase-like gives rise to the protein MAPVLLFAYGSVLHDERLYETSPTAKFRTIAKLPNYKLVFNDVADFESPWHGAMANIAKSDGDVVWGVVYQIDKETIKNIERNMTGCLGIYHMKEVVVYSPDNNALACVCLEMRNALPGASRPSPQYLSIIVAGAAHRGLPEKYIDMLKDVPHNGYQGKLGLSEHMFMNTI
- the LOC139122966 gene encoding hematopoietic prostaglandin D synthase-like, encoding MSTCKYKLTYFNFNARAEFIRLIFAAAGVEFEDNRVSRKPEEWEVAKKSLPFQQVPVLEIEGGVVLAHSHAIGRYLANEFGLAGKTNMERAKVDMIVDAAEDLFPPIRVYNFAPEDKKQAACDEIVAKLPPGLSNLERVLTQNNGGDGFFVGDSLTWADLKFFGRIGENIQRIKPEILKDYPKLAALCDRVAAIPRIKEWIEKRPKVQF